A stretch of DNA from Anopheles nili chromosome 2, idAnoNiliSN_F5_01, whole genome shotgun sequence:
ATATTATAGGACGAGTaaaggaaaatcgatcggACTCCCCGTTTAATGAACTAATATCACACAGTGCCAATGCAATTATTACAACAATTAAACATGTCACAAACTATCCCCatgaaatttttttctatgttGTGTAAGTCGTAACCTACGCCCGTAACTGATGCCACATTGTTCGCATCGGAATGGGTCCAATCCTTCGTGGACAGTTTGTTGGTGAAATTTTCTGGCTGCCGCGCTGCCGAACCATTCATCACACGTTGTACATTTGAACGGTCGTGGGTTTAAATGATGGCGCTGGTGATTTTTAAGCGCCTGCTTGCGCTTAAACCTTGCCGGACACTGATCGCATGGGTAAGGCTGCTCACCAGTATGCGTAATCATGTGAATGGGAATCTCAAACTTTTGTTTAAACGTTTTAGCGCAGATGGGACAAGAAAAGGTTTTTTCCGTTTGGTGCAGTTTGCGGTGGTTATTTAGTGTAAGTATTTGTCTAAACCGCTTGCCGCATTGCTCGCAGGTATAACTACTCCCAACGACATTGCACATTTTTTCATGGCGTTTCAAAGCTGAATTTGTAAAGAAAGCAGTAGCGCATGATCGACAGATGTACGGTCGCTTCCGGTAGGCGCGTTCTCTATGATGTTTGAGAAGAGTCTCGGATAAAAACCGTTGGAAGCATACATTACATTCGAAAGGCCGAATCGAATTATCGGTGATACGATACTTTTTATGCTCCTTTTCGCAGTGTGCGTCCAGGTCCTCCTGGCTGTCGAATTCTGTAGAAGAATTGCAACCACAACAAATAAACGCTGCTAATACTATTCCcgttaaatttgtttgtaaGCTTGAACAGTTTTTAATAGTTATTTTGTGCGTTTTAACATCCAAACAATCTGCTTCGTCTGCTACAACAGTGTCAAAATTAACTTCTTCCGTTTCAGAAAACGCAGTTGGATCATCGATAGAATTTTCGTTAATCGTAGCATGGTCATCTCGTAAAGATTCAGTAGAATCTTCTTGTTTTGGGTAGACTTCATTTTTTTGAAGCCGGATTTCTAGTTGTTTTTTGGATGCACCATCGTCACGTTCCTTTAAAGCATTTTTATCAGTCTTACATACTGTACTACGTAGCGCACGAAGTATTTTGTCTACTTCAAACgatttttttcgaattttatAGAATTTTACTAACTCATTTCGACAGTTGGTGCAAATGAATTGTGTGAGCCCATCGTTTTTTCGAATCTAGAATTAGTTTTGGAACATATATTAAAATTGAACTGTGGCATTTTTAGACCATAAAGCGGAGTTTACCTTTATACCGATGCaagtttttattattttactaaaagcttcattttcatGCTTGTCGTAGATAGATACATACTCAGTATCGTCACATTCTAGACAAAGTCTACACAACAAAAGATA
This window harbors:
- the LOC128722048 gene encoding zinc finger protein 726-like; translated protein: MFQLRLNEEYLLLCRLCLECDDTEYVSIYDKHENEAFSKIIKTCIGIKIRKNDGLTQFICTNCRNELVKFYKIRKKSFEVDKILRALRSTVLLAAFICCGCNSSTEFDSQEDLDAHCEKEHKKYRITDNSIRPFECNVCFQRFLSETLLKHHRERAYRKRPYICRSCATAFFTNSALKRHEKMCNVVGSSYTCEQCGKRFRQILTLNNHRKLHQTEKTFSCPICAKTFKQKFEIPIHMITHTGEQPYPCDQCPARFKRKQALKNHQRHHLNPRPFKCTTCDEWFGSAAARKFHQQTVHEGLDPFRCEQCGISYGRRLRLTQHRKKFHGDSL